The following proteins are co-located in the Conyzicola lurida genome:
- a CDS encoding DUF4190 domain-containing protein, producing MPDTVPTAAPTTPPAGWYAHPALPGSDLWWSGVEWTQHARPTGSESAAPVTGPFTGQPYSLETTDGGPTAKTLQPAITSLVFGILSFALNAFFLASIVAIARGRQALTRAKALQLEGKPPHGRALALWGSWLGVAGLLTGALQSWLVVTAWSAYLF from the coding sequence ATGCCCGACACCGTTCCGACCGCTGCCCCGACCACGCCGCCCGCCGGCTGGTACGCCCACCCGGCCCTCCCCGGATCCGACCTGTGGTGGTCGGGTGTTGAGTGGACCCAGCACGCCCGACCGACGGGCTCCGAATCAGCGGCACCCGTCACCGGGCCGTTCACCGGCCAGCCGTACTCGCTCGAGACGACGGACGGCGGCCCGACCGCGAAGACGCTCCAGCCCGCGATCACCTCGCTGGTCTTCGGCATCCTGTCGTTCGCTCTCAACGCCTTCTTCCTCGCGTCGATCGTGGCGATCGCCCGCGGGCGCCAGGCGCTCACGCGCGCGAAGGCGCTGCAGCTCGAGGGCAAGCCGCCGCACGGACGGGCTCTCGCGCTCTGGGGCAGCTGGCTGGGAGTCGCCGGCTTGCTCACGGGCGCGCTCCAGTCGTGGCTTGTCGTCACGGCGTGGTCGGCGTACCTGTTCTAG
- a CDS encoding MFS transporter: MTNIEQSYGSARLYPRLALLAFGLFVVGTNAFVIAGLLPEIASGLGAHVADVGYSITFYAVVVAVAAPTISTFVTRLSRTRLMALALLLIAVGTVISASSGGIGFFTAGRIIAGLGGAALVPAATAAAVAIVPVSKRGSALAIVSIGFTAATALGSPVGTALGDLAGWRVPLFCVAALALVLAGLYALVLREIPLAPAVPLAQRFTPLRDPRVLATLVAAMFLLAAVNSVYIFSTQIERETTGGSGTVLASLLLIYGVGGFVGTIAAGWLTDRLGSRTTATIFFVLLAAALLSLPVASGHYAASAAIFLMCGLAGFAVVPPIQHRLISIDPATSGIAISWYTTAMYLGIGLAPVLAATALGIGGAGLIPVFSAAVLVISFAALQLGFLRFRRARLA, encoded by the coding sequence ATGACGAACATCGAACAATCATACGGCTCCGCGCGCCTGTACCCGCGACTCGCGCTGCTCGCCTTCGGGTTGTTCGTCGTCGGCACGAACGCCTTCGTCATCGCCGGCCTGCTGCCGGAGATCGCCAGCGGTCTCGGCGCACACGTGGCCGACGTCGGCTACTCGATCACCTTCTACGCGGTCGTCGTCGCGGTCGCGGCCCCGACGATCTCGACCTTCGTCACGCGACTGTCTCGCACGCGGCTCATGGCTCTGGCGCTGCTGCTGATCGCCGTCGGCACCGTGATCTCCGCGTCATCCGGCGGTATCGGATTTTTCACGGCGGGACGCATCATCGCCGGCCTCGGCGGAGCCGCCCTCGTGCCGGCGGCCACTGCGGCGGCCGTCGCCATCGTCCCGGTGTCCAAGCGGGGGAGCGCCCTCGCCATCGTCTCGATCGGCTTCACGGCCGCGACGGCGCTCGGCTCGCCGGTCGGTACCGCCCTCGGCGATCTGGCGGGATGGCGCGTGCCGCTGTTCTGCGTCGCCGCCCTCGCCCTCGTGCTCGCGGGGCTCTACGCGCTGGTGCTGCGCGAGATCCCGCTCGCGCCCGCCGTGCCGCTCGCCCAACGGTTCACCCCGCTGCGCGACCCGCGGGTGCTCGCGACCCTCGTCGCGGCGATGTTCCTGCTCGCCGCGGTCAACTCCGTCTACATCTTCAGCACGCAGATCGAGCGGGAGACGACCGGCGGATCGGGCACCGTGCTCGCGAGCCTGCTGTTGATCTACGGCGTCGGCGGTTTCGTCGGAACGATCGCCGCCGGCTGGCTGACTGACAGGCTCGGCAGCCGCACCACCGCGACGATCTTCTTCGTCCTGCTCGCGGCCGCTCTCCTGTCGCTGCCGGTCGCGTCCGGCCACTACGCCGCGTCGGCCGCGATCTTCTTGATGTGCGGTCTCGCGGGCTTCGCCGTGGTGCCGCCGATCCAGCACCGGTTGATCAGCATCGACCCCGCGACATCCGGAATCGCCATCTCCTGGTACACGACGGCGATGTACCTCGGTATCGGCCTGGCGCCCGTGCTCGCGGCGACGGCGCTCGGCATCGGCGGGGCCGGCCTGATCCCGGTGTTCTCGGCGGCCGTCCTCGTGATCTCCTTCGCGGCTCTGCAGCTCGGATTCCTGCGCTTCCGCCGGGCGCGGCTGGCCTGA
- a CDS encoding metalloregulator ArsR/SmtB family transcription factor — protein MSGTPAFPMPEARDIRLTDLLRALSDPGRVRMLAVLSDGEFHPCNVEEFGLDIQKSTLSHHFKTMREAGLTEVRVQGRNHDIRLRSAELEARFPGLVEALTSPAAVADLGRDS, from the coding sequence GTGAGCGGAACACCCGCGTTCCCGATGCCGGAGGCACGCGACATCCGTCTCACCGATCTTCTCCGAGCTCTCTCGGACCCGGGCCGCGTGCGGATGCTGGCCGTCCTCTCCGACGGCGAGTTCCACCCCTGCAACGTCGAGGAGTTCGGGCTCGATATCCAGAAGTCCACGCTCTCGCACCACTTCAAGACCATGCGGGAGGCCGGGCTCACCGAGGTGCGCGTGCAGGGTCGCAACCACGACATCCGGCTACGGTCGGCCGAACTCGAGGCCCGGTTCCCGGGTCTCGTCGAGGCGCTCACGTCGCCCGCGGCCGTCGCCGACCTGGGGCGCGACAGCTGA
- a CDS encoding inorganic phosphate transporter — translation MLVAVDPFVLLLLVIVTALAFDFTNGFHDTANAMATSIATGALAPKVAVTLSAILNLVGAFLSIEVALTVTNAVVKIQDETGGPDPALLEDGGSALLLIVLAGLIGGIIWNLLTWLLGLPSSSSHALFGGLIGSALAGLGLDGVNWAGDGSKLDGVVGKVILPALMSPVLAGVVAAIGTWLVFRVIGNLAGKRIDHGFRIGQIGSASLVSLAHGTNDAQKTMGVITLALIAAGGWDDTESVPFWVKLSCALAISLGTYIGGWRIIRTVGKGLVEITTPQGMAAESSSAAVILASSHLGFALSTTHVATGSILGSGVGRPGAQVRWRVALRMVIAWVITLPAAALVGALMWWIGNLAGGAVGGILMFVILIGLAVAIYIRSRRSSVGAHNVNDEWQDAKRPAPQKTSV, via the coding sequence ATGCTCGTAGCCGTGGATCCTTTTGTACTTCTCCTGCTGGTCATCGTCACGGCGCTGGCGTTCGACTTCACCAATGGTTTTCACGACACGGCCAACGCGATGGCCACGTCGATCGCCACCGGGGCCCTCGCGCCCAAGGTCGCCGTCACCCTCTCGGCCATCCTCAACCTCGTCGGGGCATTCCTGAGCATCGAGGTGGCACTCACGGTGACGAACGCCGTGGTGAAGATCCAGGACGAAACGGGCGGACCCGACCCGGCCCTGCTCGAAGACGGCGGATCGGCCCTCCTGCTGATCGTGCTCGCCGGGCTCATCGGCGGCATCATCTGGAACCTGTTGACCTGGCTGCTCGGGCTGCCGTCGAGCTCGTCGCACGCCCTCTTCGGCGGCTTGATCGGCTCGGCACTCGCGGGCTTGGGCCTCGACGGGGTCAACTGGGCCGGCGACGGTTCGAAGCTCGACGGCGTCGTCGGCAAGGTGATCCTTCCCGCCCTCATGTCGCCGGTGCTCGCCGGGGTGGTGGCCGCGATCGGAACCTGGTTGGTATTCCGGGTCATCGGCAACCTCGCGGGCAAGCGGATCGACCACGGATTCCGCATCGGTCAGATCGGCAGCGCCTCTCTCGTCTCGCTCGCCCACGGCACCAACGACGCGCAGAAGACCATGGGCGTCATCACCCTCGCCCTGATCGCGGCCGGAGGATGGGACGACACGGAGTCCGTACCGTTCTGGGTGAAGCTCAGCTGCGCGCTCGCCATCTCGCTCGGCACCTACATCGGCGGCTGGCGCATCATCCGCACGGTGGGCAAGGGCCTCGTGGAGATCACCACCCCGCAGGGCATGGCGGCGGAGAGCTCCTCGGCCGCGGTCATCCTCGCCTCGAGCCACCTCGGCTTCGCGCTCTCCACCACGCACGTGGCCACCGGGTCGATCCTCGGTTCAGGCGTCGGCCGGCCCGGCGCCCAGGTGCGCTGGCGCGTCGCGCTCCGCATGGTGATCGCGTGGGTGATCACCCTGCCGGCCGCGGCCCTGGTCGGCGCACTGATGTGGTGGATCGGCAACCTCGCCGGAGGCGCCGTGGGCGGCATCCTGATGTTCGTGATTCTGATCGGTCTCGCGGTCGCCATCTACATCCGTTCCCGGCGCAGCAGCGTCGGCGCACACAACGTCAACGACGAATGGCAGGACGCCAAGCGTCCCGCCCCGCAGAAGACCAGCGTCTAA
- a CDS encoding DUF3349 domain-containing protein: MSAAESYEPVADQAGLISRVIGWLRAGYPTGVPEQDYVPLLGILQRSLTPTELARVVDELVADSARSEGTGDRVDPAYMRARIEKLLLGPALPDDLVRVSARLAAAGWPLGDPETPGPERTGLIARVVQWLRAGYPAGLPEQDFVPLIALLRRRLTDAEVTAVGAQLVAAGQLPASRVDVGTAIARVTSELPSDDDVDRVRRYLAEHGWPEEFAV; this comes from the coding sequence ATGTCGGCCGCCGAGAGCTACGAACCCGTCGCGGACCAGGCCGGTTTGATCAGCCGGGTCATCGGCTGGCTGCGCGCCGGCTACCCCACGGGCGTGCCCGAGCAGGACTACGTGCCGCTCCTGGGAATCCTGCAGCGAAGCCTGACGCCGACCGAGCTGGCGCGGGTCGTCGACGAACTCGTCGCCGACTCGGCGCGTTCCGAAGGAACCGGCGACCGGGTCGACCCGGCGTACATGCGCGCGCGCATTGAAAAGCTGCTCCTGGGCCCCGCGCTGCCCGACGACCTCGTGCGTGTCTCTGCTCGGCTGGCCGCCGCCGGATGGCCGCTCGGCGATCCGGAAACGCCCGGGCCCGAGCGGACCGGGCTCATCGCCCGCGTCGTGCAGTGGCTCCGGGCCGGCTACCCCGCCGGGCTGCCCGAGCAGGACTTCGTACCGCTGATCGCTCTACTGCGCCGACGACTGACCGACGCCGAGGTAACGGCGGTCGGCGCCCAACTCGTCGCCGCAGGGCAACTCCCGGCAAGCAGGGTCGACGTCGGGACGGCGATCGCGCGCGTCACCTCGGAACTGCCGTCGGACGACGACGTCGACCGGGTGCGGCGGTATCTCGCCGAGCACGGCTGGCCGGAGGAGTTCGCGGTTTAG
- a CDS encoding DinB family protein yields MSTNKRFEPLLEQYDFAVERLLTRLAGPTSDSGDGRGVEVPMLTDAEYLWEPVAACWSVRRRVDGPGPGALKLLGAGEWGRDAAPESPWPPPFTTIAWRLDHLTETLAGRASHLGGDRTFERATYESRPDAAGAIGAFREAAADWRRAMLGVDESDYDSTGLTTYPYGSDPEETFPSNVWWENQEILHHAAEIALLRDLYAHQAR; encoded by the coding sequence ATGTCGACCAACAAGCGCTTCGAACCGTTGCTCGAGCAGTACGACTTCGCCGTCGAACGACTCCTCACCCGCCTCGCCGGACCTACCAGCGACTCGGGCGACGGGCGCGGAGTCGAGGTGCCGATGCTCACGGACGCCGAGTACCTCTGGGAGCCGGTCGCCGCGTGCTGGTCGGTGCGTCGGCGTGTCGACGGTCCCGGTCCGGGCGCGTTGAAGCTCCTCGGCGCGGGGGAGTGGGGTCGCGACGCAGCCCCCGAAAGCCCGTGGCCGCCGCCCTTCACGACCATCGCCTGGCGCCTCGACCACCTCACCGAGACGCTGGCGGGCCGCGCGAGCCATCTCGGAGGCGACCGGACGTTCGAGCGAGCGACGTACGAGTCGCGACCGGATGCGGCCGGCGCCATCGGGGCGTTCCGCGAGGCCGCGGCCGACTGGCGCCGGGCGATGCTCGGTGTGGACGAGTCCGACTATGACAGCACGGGACTGACCACCTACCCCTACGGCAGCGACCCCGAGGAGACCTTCCCGTCGAACGTGTGGTGGGAGAACCAGGAGATCCTGCACCACGCCGCAGAGATCGCGCTGCTGCGCGACCTCTACGCGCACCAAGCCCGGTAA
- a CDS encoding aldo/keto reductase, whose protein sequence is MHTRTLGSQGLTTSAIGYGSMGISIAYGTSDAEGKDAITAAFDAGVTHFDTAEMYGWGENEQILGAAVAPFRDDVVIATKFGFTRDYGFDSRPDHIREVVQNSLRYLKTDHIDVLYQHRVDPTVPIEDVAGVVKELIEAGDVKYFGLSEAGAETIRRAHDVHPVSVLQTEYSLFEREVERLFPVLDELGIGLVPYSPLGRGFLTGTAKPANQYDANDMRTTDPRWQPGNFEKNLAATEQLRSLAASMDATVGQLALAWLLAQGENIVPIPGSRDARRVRENAAAADLQLTPAQLERVAEILPTGGFGARYTAGNMPSWH, encoded by the coding sequence ATGCATACACGCACACTCGGCTCTCAGGGCCTGACCACCTCCGCGATCGGCTACGGCTCGATGGGAATCTCGATCGCCTACGGAACCAGCGACGCCGAGGGCAAAGACGCGATCACCGCGGCCTTCGACGCCGGAGTCACCCATTTCGACACCGCCGAGATGTACGGCTGGGGCGAGAACGAGCAGATCCTCGGGGCAGCGGTCGCGCCGTTCCGCGACGACGTGGTGATCGCGACGAAGTTCGGATTCACCCGCGATTACGGCTTTGACAGCCGCCCCGACCACATCAGGGAGGTCGTGCAGAACAGCCTGCGGTACCTCAAAACCGACCACATCGACGTGCTCTACCAGCACCGCGTCGACCCGACCGTGCCCATCGAGGACGTCGCCGGCGTGGTGAAAGAGCTCATCGAGGCGGGAGACGTGAAGTATTTCGGTCTCAGCGAAGCGGGAGCCGAGACGATCCGGCGCGCGCACGACGTCCATCCCGTCTCGGTGCTGCAGACCGAATACTCGCTGTTCGAACGCGAGGTGGAGCGGCTGTTCCCCGTGCTCGACGAACTCGGCATCGGCCTCGTGCCGTACTCGCCGCTCGGACGCGGATTCTTGACCGGAACAGCGAAGCCGGCGAACCAGTACGACGCGAACGACATGCGCACCACCGACCCGCGATGGCAGCCCGGCAATTTTGAAAAGAACCTCGCCGCCACCGAGCAACTCCGGTCTCTGGCGGCATCGATGGATGCCACCGTCGGCCAACTCGCGCTCGCCTGGCTGCTCGCGCAGGGCGAGAACATCGTGCCGATCCCCGGAAGCCGGGATGCTCGTCGCGTGCGGGAGAACGCGGCGGCCGCGGACCTCCAGCTGACGCCCGCCCAGCTCGAACGCGTTGCCGAGATACTCCCCACCGGTGGGTTCGGTGCGCGCTACACCGCGGGGAACATGCCTAGCTGGCACTGA
- a CDS encoding nitroreductase/quinone reductase family protein, protein MDERIRRALAITPASPASARTVDVSTTGARTGRTRRIEIWFYRVDGEIYLTTQPAVRSWYANLLANPRFTFHVKNGAHADLDATAKPVLDIDERRRIFTAIVDDLNQPLHRGYLSQPVEPVAAWVSGSPLMHVTFD, encoded by the coding sequence ATGGACGAGAGAATCCGGCGCGCGCTGGCCATCACCCCGGCATCGCCGGCGTCCGCCCGCACCGTCGACGTCTCGACCACGGGCGCTCGCACTGGTCGAACGAGGCGCATCGAGATCTGGTTCTACCGCGTCGACGGCGAGATCTACCTCACCACCCAGCCCGCCGTACGCAGCTGGTACGCCAACCTGCTGGCTAACCCGCGCTTCACCTTCCACGTCAAGAACGGCGCGCACGCCGATCTTGACGCGACGGCGAAGCCGGTGCTCGACATCGACGAACGACGCCGGATCTTCACGGCCATCGTCGACGACCTCAACCAGCCGCTGCACCGCGGCTACCTGTCCCAACCCGTCGAGCCGGTGGCGGCCTGGGTCTCCGGCAGCCCGCTCATGCACGTCACCTTCGACTGA
- a CDS encoding TetR family transcriptional regulator has product MKRDAEATRERILAAASAEFAERGLAGARIDRIAAGAASNVRLIYAHFTSKDNLFAVTLDRELTAMAEAVPVDVDDLPGWVGRLFDYHREHPSGVRISLWRELERPDLGPEDAPVYAAKVATMAGATGSAAAAVDLLVLLYGMAQAWFFTPAGLRGVDGSDPHGDDRAREHRAALVAAAETLTTNR; this is encoded by the coding sequence ATGAAGCGCGACGCCGAGGCCACCCGAGAACGCATTCTGGCTGCGGCGTCGGCCGAGTTCGCCGAGCGGGGGCTCGCCGGTGCTCGAATCGACCGCATCGCCGCGGGTGCGGCATCCAATGTTCGTCTTATCTATGCGCACTTCACGAGCAAGGACAACCTCTTTGCGGTGACGCTCGACCGGGAGCTGACGGCGATGGCCGAGGCGGTTCCCGTCGACGTGGACGACCTGCCCGGATGGGTCGGCCGGCTGTTCGACTACCACCGCGAACACCCGTCGGGGGTGCGGATCAGCCTGTGGCGGGAACTCGAGCGGCCCGATCTGGGGCCGGAAGATGCGCCCGTGTACGCGGCGAAGGTCGCCACGATGGCGGGGGCCACGGGTAGCGCGGCGGCGGCTGTCGATCTTCTGGTTCTTTTGTACGGGATGGCGCAGGCCTGGTTCTTCACTCCGGCCGGGTTGCGCGGGGTGGACGGCAGCGACCCGCACGGCGACGACCGCGCGCGGGAGCACCGGGCGGCGCTGGTCGCGGCGGCGGAGACGCTCACGACGAACCGGTGA
- a CDS encoding TetR/AcrR family transcriptional regulator — MTTVPAEGRNARRKERTRAALVRAAQELLATGHAHDASIKAITELADVGFGSFFNHFENKAELFDAALTEVAQRYEEWLDERLSGVTDPLRRLSLSIRYTGRLHLSHPEQAHLLIGQYTALYAGKAPLDGRIRADVAGAMASLSPTIPRGPSTEISAMGSIGAVLAAASTLPEEDRAQLADSLVADVLRLIGADDAVIAELLGESLG; from the coding sequence ATGACGACGGTGCCCGCCGAGGGGCGGAATGCGCGGCGCAAAGAGCGAACGCGTGCGGCGCTCGTGCGCGCGGCGCAGGAGCTCCTCGCAACCGGGCACGCCCACGACGCCAGCATCAAGGCGATCACCGAACTCGCCGATGTCGGCTTCGGCTCGTTCTTCAATCACTTCGAGAACAAGGCAGAGCTCTTCGACGCGGCGCTCACCGAGGTCGCCCAGCGATACGAGGAGTGGTTGGACGAGCGGCTCAGCGGCGTCACCGATCCGCTGCGTCGGCTGTCTCTCAGCATCCGGTACACCGGCAGGCTCCACCTTTCGCACCCGGAACAGGCGCATCTGCTGATCGGCCAGTACACGGCCCTCTACGCCGGGAAAGCGCCGCTCGACGGTCGCATCCGCGCGGACGTCGCCGGTGCGATGGCGTCACTCTCGCCGACGATTCCCCGCGGACCGTCCACGGAGATCTCGGCGATGGGGTCGATCGGGGCGGTGCTCGCGGCGGCGTCGACACTGCCCGAAGAAGACCGCGCGCAGTTGGCCGACTCCCTGGTCGCCGACGTGCTGCGGCTCATCGGCGCCGACGACGCGGTGATCGCCGAGCTGCTGGGCGAATCGTTGGGCTGA
- a CDS encoding amidohydrolase family protein has product MTTAAAGRDSEMRMTAKPRKNPAADAAAGPSRRTLIKNIGFAALGVGVVAASGGPLFSALGGQRVPPRSTEADAAPFRIDHVTVVDPRDGSARADMSVLVRGGKIVSVGAATDASAKGVRVIDGGGRFVVPGYNNMHTHVFQEERSELFMATMLREGTTGMRQLAGPDALLRRRAEGRLSLGADTPGLLAMSGAILMPFNSPSIERVRHEIDRQKALGADFIKLIMVERDVFFAAVSWAHKRGMTIGGHLPPSITPAEASDAGYDFLEHLGTSANVWIETSSDSSALRAAADTSLALPNSLGYVPFAEQLFASELVVKVTATTLLNPALSDPPEFIPVLQRALDTFDEGAARKLAATFAKNGTWQTPTLSRLRTEYRMDAAEYKNHPWLEMLAPQVRTNFQTTRTAFLDLPRDRRSAYHRYYDTSLKLIGILHAAGVPIMTGTDGPGGNPGQDMPSEFQELAAAGLGPLDVLRATTTVPAAFLGRSDQMGAVDAGMAADFLLLDGDPLQSVDNLSAISAVVNSGNYHTVAQLDETVDRLLTSAEAS; this is encoded by the coding sequence ATGACGACGGCAGCGGCCGGTCGGGATAGCGAGATGCGCATGACGGCGAAGCCGAGAAAGAACCCCGCAGCGGATGCGGCTGCCGGTCCGTCCCGGCGAACCCTGATCAAGAACATCGGCTTCGCTGCCCTCGGAGTCGGTGTGGTCGCGGCATCCGGCGGGCCTCTCTTCTCGGCGCTGGGCGGACAGAGAGTCCCGCCCCGGTCGACCGAGGCGGACGCGGCGCCGTTCCGGATCGACCACGTGACGGTCGTCGATCCCCGTGACGGCAGTGCGCGCGCGGACATGTCCGTGCTCGTGCGCGGCGGGAAGATCGTCTCGGTCGGCGCCGCCACGGACGCGAGCGCGAAGGGTGTGCGCGTGATCGACGGCGGAGGCCGTTTTGTGGTGCCCGGCTACAACAACATGCACACGCACGTGTTCCAGGAGGAGCGATCCGAGCTGTTCATGGCGACGATGCTGCGGGAGGGCACGACCGGTATGCGGCAACTGGCGGGACCGGATGCGCTGCTCCGCCGCCGCGCCGAGGGGCGGCTCTCGCTCGGCGCCGACACCCCGGGTCTGCTGGCGATGTCCGGCGCGATCCTGATGCCGTTCAACTCTCCGAGCATCGAGCGGGTGCGCCACGAAATCGACCGCCAGAAGGCCCTCGGTGCCGACTTCATCAAGCTGATCATGGTCGAGCGCGATGTTTTCTTCGCCGCGGTGAGCTGGGCGCACAAGCGGGGCATGACGATCGGCGGACACCTTCCGCCGTCGATCACCCCGGCCGAGGCGTCGGACGCGGGCTACGACTTCCTCGAGCACCTCGGCACCAGCGCGAACGTCTGGATCGAGACATCCAGCGACAGCTCTGCACTTCGAGCCGCGGCAGACACCTCGCTGGCCCTGCCCAACTCACTCGGCTACGTGCCGTTCGCGGAACAGCTCTTCGCGAGCGAGCTCGTCGTCAAGGTGACGGCGACGACGCTGCTCAATCCCGCGCTGTCCGATCCGCCCGAGTTCATCCCGGTGCTGCAGCGGGCGCTCGACACCTTCGACGAGGGCGCCGCGCGGAAGCTGGCCGCGACCTTCGCGAAGAACGGCACCTGGCAGACCCCCACGCTGTCGCGGTTGCGCACCGAGTACCGCATGGATGCCGCCGAGTACAAGAACCACCCGTGGTTGGAGATGTTGGCGCCGCAGGTGCGGACTAACTTCCAGACGACTCGCACGGCCTTCCTCGACCTGCCGAGGGATCGCCGGAGCGCGTACCACCGCTACTACGACACCTCGCTGAAGCTGATCGGGATCCTCCACGCCGCGGGCGTTCCGATCATGACCGGCACGGACGGCCCGGGAGGCAATCCGGGGCAGGACATGCCCTCCGAATTCCAGGAGCTGGCGGCCGCGGGTCTCGGCCCGCTCGACGTGCTGCGCGCGACGACCACTGTGCCGGCTGCGTTCCTCGGACGCTCCGACCAGATGGGTGCCGTCGACGCGGGCATGGCGGCCGACTTCCTGCTGCTCGACGGCGACCCGCTCCAGAGCGTCGACAACCTCAGCGCCATCAGCGCCGTCGTGAACTCCGGCAACTACCACACCGTCGCGCAGCTCGACGAGACGGTCGACCGACTACTGACTTCCGCGGAGGCGTCATGA
- a CDS encoding amidohydrolase family protein has protein sequence MTVLTLTGANVVDPRDGSIERDMDVTIVDGRIASVAAAQVVSPGDRRIDVAGKFVVPGYNDMHAHALNEKDPAGALELMLVHGITGFRQMSGSDALLDARRNGALPIGAGMPRLLELPAEVLSPGNGGTVEQAVATLRHQVDAGADFIKVAAVTPAVFSALQQAARASGTTISGHLPAASDPIKTSRDGLRSIEHLGPGIAMLAACSSDETAIRHTLAQTVELRLPPFRIPFMDRILGALMRRIVVNPVQVSSPRSIALLQHAIDTFDESKARALAREFAANGTWHTPTLMRQLTTQQCDLPRFPADPDLMYVAPATLKLWHSTRRRFVTKFGPAERATLRAEYGLQLRLLRIFDEEGVGILTGTDATGGVWLVPGPSLHHEFDELARAGLSPLRILQSTTTSAAEFLGTTATHGTIEAGKAADLVILDENPVDSASALHSIAGVVVGGEYRSRSDLAMIAERVAGDRSIT, from the coding sequence ATGACCGTTCTCACCCTGACCGGGGCGAACGTCGTCGACCCGCGCGACGGCTCGATCGAACGGGACATGGACGTCACGATCGTCGACGGCCGCATCGCCAGCGTTGCCGCGGCGCAGGTGGTGTCGCCCGGTGATCGCCGCATCGACGTCGCTGGAAAATTCGTCGTGCCCGGCTACAACGACATGCACGCCCACGCGCTGAACGAGAAGGATCCGGCGGGGGCGCTCGAGCTCATGCTCGTCCACGGCATCACCGGATTCCGGCAGATGAGCGGTTCCGACGCACTTCTCGACGCGCGCAGGAACGGCGCGCTCCCCATCGGCGCCGGGATGCCGCGACTGCTCGAGCTCCCCGCCGAGGTCCTCTCGCCCGGCAACGGCGGGACCGTCGAACAGGCCGTTGCGACACTGCGCCACCAGGTCGACGCGGGTGCCGACTTCATCAAGGTCGCCGCCGTCACGCCGGCGGTCTTCTCCGCACTCCAGCAGGCAGCACGAGCGAGCGGCACGACCATCTCGGGGCATCTGCCCGCGGCATCCGACCCCATAAAAACGTCCCGGGACGGCCTTCGTTCGATCGAGCACCTCGGCCCGGGCATCGCCATGCTCGCCGCCTGCTCGAGCGACGAGACGGCGATCAGGCACACGCTCGCCCAGACGGTCGAGCTGAGACTTCCGCCCTTCAGGATTCCGTTTATGGACAGGATCCTCGGAGCGTTGATGCGGCGGATCGTCGTCAATCCGGTGCAGGTCAGCTCGCCGCGCTCGATCGCGCTGCTGCAGCACGCGATCGACACGTTCGACGAATCGAAGGCCCGTGCCCTCGCGAGGGAGTTCGCGGCGAACGGGACATGGCATACGCCGACGCTGATGCGACAGCTGACCACCCAGCAGTGCGACCTGCCGCGGTTCCCGGCGGACCCCGATCTGATGTACGTGGCACCCGCGACGCTGAAACTGTGGCACTCCACGCGCCGTAGGTTCGTCACGAAGTTCGGCCCAGCGGAGCGCGCCACCCTGCGCGCCGAGTACGGGCTGCAGCTGCGCCTCCTCCGGATCTTCGACGAGGAAGGCGTCGGCATTCTGACGGGCACGGATGCCACGGGCGGCGTCTGGCTCGTGCCGGGGCCGTCACTGCATCACGAGTTCGACGAACTCGCGCGCGCGGGCCTCTCGCCGCTGAGAATTCTGCAGTCGACGACGACCAGCGCCGCGGAGTTCCTCGGCACGACCGCGACGCACGGCACGATCGAGGCGGGCAAAGCAGCTGATCTCGTGATTCTGGACGAGAACCCCGTCGACTCGGCGAGCGCCCTCCACTCGATCGCCGGGGTGGTGGTCGGCGGCGAGTATCGGTCTCGATCCGACCTCGCAATGATCGCCGAACGGGTGGCCGGCGACCGCTCGATCACGTGA
- a CDS encoding SRPBCC family protein produces the protein MAASPGVLFIALTEGFDTWFAAPGKIVMRPREGEPFVFQTLHEGRFHSHYGRFVKLIPDRLVEMTWVTGDPGTRGAETLVSFDLRPAEPGTALRLVHSGFEDAESVARHESAWETVVLPHLDAVTSAVGPAPAVT, from the coding sequence ATGGCCGCGTCGCCGGGCGTTCTTTTCATCGCCCTCACGGAAGGCTTCGACACCTGGTTCGCGGCTCCGGGAAAGATCGTTATGCGCCCACGGGAAGGTGAACCCTTCGTCTTCCAGACCCTCCACGAGGGACGTTTCCACAGTCACTACGGCAGGTTCGTGAAACTGATTCCTGACAGGCTCGTCGAGATGACCTGGGTAACGGGCGATCCGGGCACCCGTGGGGCCGAGACCTTAGTCAGCTTCGATCTCCGCCCTGCGGAGCCGGGCACGGCACTCCGACTGGTCCACAGCGGGTTCGAGGACGCCGAAAGCGTTGCGCGACACGAATCGGCGTGGGAAACGGTCGTGCTGCCACACCTCGACGCAGTGACCTCGGCGGTCGGCCCAGCGCCAGCCGTCACGTGA